In Corallococcus macrosporus, one DNA window encodes the following:
- a CDS encoding Hint domain-containing protein gives MTSSLSRPLAALAALSLFPLAAQAEPLQEWRCSTDSLTPAQAAIRIERARKCGLIRNVLNPEAWFLSSRAFDSTFQFAKDYKEVNTAVNPLGDKSFSGSAFQWNVNFYHAWGTFDATPLYTVSQETTGATANYFKWSHTATRPRPLYPTFENVASVGTGTQLFPHPTNPDDCRLYSNPAGTGTPVPNSSSFFVVAYCESSCYTPDQRVLFSGGDANILEAMKQGREDVVTLSPDSTLDAPQLAQGKVYSYTSETRDSEHIIFNLRTASGGELRVTNEHPVLNREGRMVQAQTLKVGDELLRADGTPDAIVSVEQGTHSGKVYNLKPEARDPVSNVLVAQGFLVGSARFQNDDVEYMNRIILYRGIPAEALPQ, from the coding sequence ATGACCTCATCCCTTTCACGTCCCCTCGCCGCGCTGGCGGCACTGTCCCTCTTCCCGCTGGCGGCGCAAGCCGAGCCTTTGCAGGAGTGGCGTTGCAGCACCGACAGCCTCACGCCCGCGCAGGCCGCCATCCGCATCGAGCGGGCGCGCAAGTGCGGGCTCATCCGCAACGTCCTCAACCCCGAGGCGTGGTTCCTGTCCTCGCGCGCGTTCGATTCGACCTTCCAGTTCGCCAAGGACTACAAGGAGGTCAACACCGCGGTGAACCCGCTGGGTGACAAGTCCTTCTCCGGAAGCGCGTTCCAGTGGAACGTCAACTTCTACCACGCGTGGGGCACCTTCGACGCGACGCCGCTCTACACCGTGTCGCAGGAGACCACCGGCGCGACGGCCAACTACTTCAAGTGGTCCCACACGGCCACCCGGCCCAGGCCCCTGTACCCCACCTTCGAGAACGTCGCCTCCGTGGGCACGGGCACGCAGCTCTTCCCGCACCCCACCAACCCCGACGACTGCCGCCTCTACAGCAACCCGGCGGGCACGGGGACGCCGGTGCCCAACAGCAGCAGCTTCTTCGTCGTCGCCTACTGCGAGTCCTCCTGCTACACGCCGGATCAGCGCGTGCTGTTCAGCGGCGGCGACGCGAACATCCTGGAGGCCATGAAGCAGGGCCGCGAGGACGTCGTCACGCTGAGCCCCGACTCCACGCTGGACGCGCCCCAGCTCGCCCAGGGCAAGGTGTACAGCTACACGTCCGAGACCCGGGACAGCGAGCACATCATCTTCAACCTGCGCACCGCGTCTGGCGGTGAGCTGCGCGTCACCAACGAGCACCCCGTCCTCAACCGCGAGGGCCGGATGGTGCAGGCCCAGACGCTCAAGGTGGGGGATGAGCTGCTGCGCGCGGATGGCACGCCGGACGCCATCGTCTCCGTGGAGCAGGGCACCCACTCCGGCAAGGTCTACAACCTCAAGCCGGAAGCGCGCGACCCCGTCTCCAACGTCCTCGTCGCGCAGGGCTTCCTCGTCGGCTCCGCCCGCTTCCAGAACGACGACGTCGAGTACATGAACCGCATCATCCTGTACCGCGGCATCCCCGCCGAAGCGCTCCCCCAGTAG
- a CDS encoding Hint domain-containing protein, whose translation MRKPSPSPFLKVAVLTLLPAAAVAEPMQEWRCSVDSLTPEQAQARIEWARKCGLTQNLNPAGPNAWFLSGKAFDTNFDWAKEYKEFNTNRAWTGNLNQYNVNYYYAFSKYANTPMYTVAPETTGPTANYFKWTHTSTRPRTLYPSFENSPVAGSGTQLFPHPTLNDCNLYADAAGTTVWPSNFYVIAYCESSCYAPDQRVLFSDGEKNLVEAMKQGREDVITLGANATLDDLQLTQGKVYSYTSETRDSEHLLYHLRTASGGELKVTNEHPVVTREGRLVQAQTLKVGDELLRQDGTPDAIVSVEKSTHFGKVYNLKPEARDPVSNILVAQGFLVGSARFQNDDIEYMNRVLLYRGVPADVLPQ comes from the coding sequence ATGCGCAAGCCTTCCCCTTCCCCCTTCCTGAAGGTCGCGGTCCTCACCCTCCTGCCCGCCGCCGCGGTCGCTGAACCCATGCAGGAATGGCGTTGCAGCGTCGACAGCCTCACCCCGGAGCAGGCCCAGGCGCGCATCGAGTGGGCCCGCAAGTGCGGCCTCACCCAGAACCTCAACCCGGCGGGCCCGAACGCGTGGTTCCTGTCGGGCAAGGCCTTCGACACGAACTTCGACTGGGCCAAGGAATACAAGGAGTTCAACACCAACCGCGCCTGGACGGGCAACCTCAACCAGTACAACGTCAATTACTATTACGCGTTCTCGAAGTACGCCAACACGCCCATGTACACGGTGGCCCCGGAGACGACCGGCCCCACGGCGAACTACTTCAAGTGGACGCACACCAGCACCCGCCCCCGCACGCTCTACCCCTCCTTCGAGAACAGCCCGGTGGCCGGCAGCGGCACGCAGCTCTTTCCGCACCCCACGCTGAACGACTGCAACCTTTACGCGGACGCGGCGGGCACCACCGTCTGGCCCTCCAACTTCTACGTCATCGCCTACTGCGAGTCGTCCTGCTACGCGCCGGACCAGCGCGTGCTGTTCAGCGACGGGGAGAAGAACCTCGTGGAGGCCATGAAGCAGGGCCGCGAGGACGTCATCACCCTGGGCGCCAATGCCACGCTGGATGACCTCCAGCTCACCCAGGGCAAGGTGTACAGCTACACGTCCGAGACCCGGGACAGCGAGCACCTGCTCTACCACCTGCGCACCGCGTCCGGCGGCGAGCTGAAGGTCACCAACGAGCACCCCGTCGTCACCCGCGAGGGCCGGCTGGTGCAGGCCCAGACGCTCAAGGTGGGGGATGAGCTCCTGCGCCAGGACGGCACGCCGGACGCCATCGTCTCCGTGGAGAAGAGCACCCACTTCGGCAAGGTCTACAACCTCAAGCCGGAGGCGCGTGACCCCGTCTCCAACATCCTCGTCGCCCAGGGCTTCCTCGTCGGCTCCGCCCGCTTCCAGAACGACGACATCGAATACATGAACCGCGTCCTGCTGTACCGCGGCGTCCCCGCCGACGTGTTGCCGCAGTAG